The Arctopsyche grandis isolate Sample6627 chromosome 7, ASM5162203v2, whole genome shotgun sequence genome includes a window with the following:
- the LOC143914738 gene encoding uncharacterized protein LOC143914738 — protein MPRDTVGDDGDLPNGVNGTGIKIQTFRPTWEEFKDFNKFVQYMESQGAHKAGIAKVIPPQEWVPRKSGYNLEDLNITIPSPICQVVTGKQGLFQQINIQKKPMSVKEFSVMANSVKYCTPRHSDWDDLERKYWKNITYVAPIYGADVSGSITDTDVNEWNINRLGTILDYVNEDYGIEIDGVNTAYLYFGMWKTTFAWHTEDMDLYSINYLHFGDPKTWYAIPPEHGKRFERVASGFFSSSAQTCQAFLRHKMTLISPQILKLYSIPYNKITQTRGEIIITFPYGYHAGFNHGFNCAESTNFAAPRWVEYGKRSLQCTCSNDMVKISMDTFVKRFQPDRYDLWLKGQDIGCHPEQPDRMAAAPHPTGQDILCNKNNQELPDSFVEADQKNKEKKRHPAHVKRAMARGMAGMAGAIPVSILGEDVLAEDELSMEEGDLDMLRTSHPAENAMNAAPHSYGPDEGQMEALEDIWLKGGEIDPSELTIPEDAHQDDSDYDSKRDNMNVSSRKRKKTSTSTPKKRDEGAKVKMKTKKLSKEQIKQMDEVLSSHWDDILGSRCDTPQYIEEVIIHAKSDDLIDEFKKEDVYDSLDVSQIDQLENEVVEKIKKGLLESSKMNLNKDKVKREKTETIVKTPTEAIWVVCKMNVSNATTVEGARKCKHKRCAKIMHKRHDKPKPRRRTPKIQTPPKVVPETFEPVEQPQVEPDHQDDPFSTDIALNTPSLVTTSMNAIKYPKSVETKSTEKETDKKAAAAATAANMPDYQSEFFKFMNKMTPKNKQRSKSEEPKKCRKMTKPKKLTTPDITHSERVVVEPNESSTVLNLSQNEDSTHSQSLLASSLLSPASRTFLNYTNQMPVYLADMQSTSQGSTEHYSADETSRNSYNPMYQSAEVYRGYGEYYPPFLSRQRLWKPEWEAHDPQQAGHDPQQAGHDPQQAHDPQQAHIAPENVNMNENQMYDREKYGFHQNEPANGSYQYQ, from the exons ATGCCGCGAGATACCGTTGGCGATGATGGCGACTTGCCCAATGGTGTCAATGGAACTGGGATCAAGATTCAAACGTTTCGCCCGACATGGGAAGAATTCAAAGATTTCAACAAATTCGTACAGTATATGGAATCTCAAG GCGCACACAAAGCTGGGATTGCTAAAGTTATACCGCCGCAAGAATGGGTGCCCAGAAAATCGGGTTACAATTTGGAAGATCTCAACATTACCATACCTTCTCCGATTTGCCAAGTGGTTACGGGGAAGCAAGGCCTGTTTCAGCAAATCAACATACAAAAGAAGCCGATGTCTGTCAAAGAGTTTTCAGTGATGGCAAATTCCGTCAAGTATTGCACCCCTCGACATTCGGATTGGGACGATCTTGaaagaaaatattggaaaaatatcaCTTACGTAGCACCGATTTATGGCGCAGATGTCAGCGGCTCTATCACCGATACTGACGTTAACGAATGGAATATAAATCGCTTGGGAACTATCTTGGATTACGTAAATGAAGATTATGGAATTGAAATCGACGGAGTCAACACGGCATACTTGTATTTCGGAATGTGGAAAACGACATTTGCTTGGCACACTGAAGATATGGATTTGTATTCTATCAATTATCTTCATTTCGGAGATCCTAAAACGTGGTATGCCATTCCACCTGAGCACGGTAAACGCTTCGAAAGGGTTGCTTCAGGATTTTTCTCGTCTTCGGCACAAACTTGTCAAGCTTTCCTTCGTCACAAAATGACCCTCATTAGTCCTCAAATATTAAAGCTCTATTCCATACCATACAATAAAATAACTCAGACTCGTGGAGAAATCATCATTACATTCCCGTACGGATATCATGCTGGCTTCAATCATGGTTTTAATTGTGCGGAATCGACTAATTTCGCTGCTCCCAGGTGGGTCGAGTATGGCAAGAGATCCCTGCAATGCACATGCAGTAACGATATGGTCAAAATATCTATGGATACCTTTGTGAAACGCTTCCAACCGGATAGATATGATTTATGGCTTAAAGGACAAGACATTGGCTGTCACCCGGAACAACCTGATCGCATGGCAGCAGCCCCGCATCCAACCGGTCAAGATATCCTTTGCAATAAGAATAACCAAGAACTTCCTGATTCGTTTGTAGAAGCTGATCAGAAAAATAAAGAGAAAAAGCGTCACCCTGCTCACGTCAAACGAGCGATGGCACGAGGAATGGCTGGAATGGCTGGTGCCATACCCGTGTCTATCCTCGGTGAAGATGTGCTCGCTGAGGATGAACTCTCAATGGAAGAAGGCGATTTGGATATGTTGAGAACAAGTCATCCCGCCGAAAATGCAATGAATGCTGCCCCACATAGCTATGGGCCAGATGAAGGGCAGATGGAAGCTTTAGAAGACATTTGGCTTAAAGGAGGAGAGATTGATCCATCTGAACTCACCATCCCGGAGGATGCACACCAAGATGATTCCGATTATGATTCCAAGAGAGACAACATGAATGTCAGCAGCAGAAAACGAAAGAAGACTTCGACGAGTACTCCAAAGAAACGCGACGAGGGAGCTAAAGTGAAAATGAagactaaaaaactatcaaaggAACAAATAAAGCAAATGGACGAGGTTTTAAGCAGTCACTGGGATGATATTTTGGGCTCTAGGTGTGACACGCCGCAATATATCGAAGAAGTTATTATCCACGCTAAATCTGATGATTTGATCGATGAATTTAAGAAGGAAGATGTGTACGATAGTTTGGATGTTAGTCAGATCGATCAGCTAGAGAACGAAGTTgtcgaaaaaatcaaaaaaggatTGTTGGAAAGCTCCAAAATGAACTTGAACAAAGACAAAGTGAAACGTGAAAAAACAGAAACCATCGTCAAAACTCCCACCGAAGCAATTTGGGTCGTATGCAAGATGAACGTCAGCAATGCGACGACGGTCGAAGGCGCTAGAAAATGCAAACACAAACGATGCGCCAAAATAATGCACAAGCGCCACGACAAACCCAAACCTAGACGTAGGACTCCCAAAATTCAGACCCCCCCCAAAGTAGTACCTGAGACATTTGAACCCGTTGAACAGCCGCAGGTCGAACCCGACCACCAAGACGATCCATTTTCCACCGATATCGCCCTGAACACCCCGTCGCTCGTCACCACCTCCATGAACGCCATCAAATATCCAAAGAGCGTCGAGACCAAATCGACCGAAAAGGAGACAGACAAGaaagcagcagcagcagcgacAGCTGCAAACATGCCCGACTATCAGAGCGAATTTTTCAAGTTCATGAATAAGATGACGCCGAAGAACAAACAGAGATCGAAAAGCGAAGAACCTAAGAAGTGTAGAAAGATGACCAAGCCGAAGAAGCTGACGACGCCTGACATCACCCACAGCGAGAGGGTCGTCGTCGAGCCCAACGAGAGCTCCACCGTTTTGAACCTATCGCAGAACGAGGACTCGACGCATAGTCAATCTTTACTCGCCAGCAGTCTGCTCTCGCCGGCTTCCAGGACGTTCTTAAACTATACGAACCAGATGCCGGTCTATCTCGCCGACATGCAGTCGACGAGTCAGGGCTCGACAGAGCACTACAGTGCTGACGAGACCAGTCGGAATAGTTACAATCCAATGTATCAGTCGGCCGAAGTGTACCGAGGTTACGGCGAGTACTATCCACCGTTCTTGAGTCGTCAGAGGCTGTGGAAGCCCGAGTGGGAGGCGCACGATCCTCAACAGGCGGGCCACGATCCTCAACAGGCGGGCCACGATCCTCAACAGGCCCACGATCCTCAGCAGGCACACATCGCGCCGGAAAACGTCAACATGAACGAAAACCAGATGTACGATAGGGAAAAGTACGGTTTTCATCAGAACGAACCGGCAAACGGGTCGTATCAATATCAGTAG